Part of the Bacillus cereus group sp. RP43 genome is shown below.
ACACATAAATACGATCGTCTTCATGATCTAGTTCTCCCAGGAGACTTTTCATTTGCGAATAAACTTCATAACTGTATGGTTGCATGTATTCATAACATGTTTTATGCAAAATCAGCCGAAGAATCAAATCATTGGGAAGAAGAACTGGAACGATGTATGAAAGAATTTAAAATGCTTCGTGATGCAAAAGAAGAACATGAGGCATCGATGAGTTATCGTGTAGTGATTAAAGATTTAAGAGCAAGAGGAGTTAACGCCTCATTAGTAACACGTAGAAAATAAAAAATCTATCACTTGGCAGAGTGATAGATAAATGGTTTTGCAAAAGATCTTAGGATTAATTATATCAAATTAGCATTCGTATAACAACGGAGCGTGTTGCATGATTCTAGACAAAACCTTACATAGAGTGTTGCTGAATCATAAGGTATTTCAACAAGCGGTAACAGAGCAGCACTTAAATAACTTAGTAAAACAATATCTCAAAACAGGATACGAGAATTATCGCTTATTACGTGTAGAGGATGGATTTGCGATATGTAAACGGGAGGATGAATAATATGGCAGTTTATAGACCAGTACATGTTTCATTTTGGCAGGATTCATTTGTTTTAGATCTTACACCGGAGGAAAAGTATTTCTACTTATATTTGATGACAAACAGTAAAACGTCTCAATCAGGAATCTATGAACTTCCACTTCGTATCATTGAAACGGATACAGGGTACAACCGCGAAACTGTTATGAAGCTATTAGAACGTTTTGCAGAGTACGGGAAAATTAATTACAACCAAAAAACAAAAGAGTTGTTCTTAATCAACTGGTTGAAATTCAATCCGATTAAAAATGTGAACATTGAAAAGTGCGTTTTAAAAGAAATTCAATCTGTGAAGGACCAGGATTTTTTAGTTGATTTCTATGAAACTTGCTTGGAATTAGAAGTGCAACAAGAATTTAAGATTCCAAGAATTAAGGAGTATTTATCAGCGCGTTTGGAGGGGCTTATAAGGGGCTTCCAAGACCCTAGCAAGGAAGAAGAAAAAGAAAAAGAAGAAGAAAAAGAACAACAACAACAAGAACGCGCAGGCGCGGAAGAAGTTGTTGAGGTTAATCCAATTTCTTTTTACGAGCAGAACTTCGGATTCATTACACCTTTTATCGCAGATGGTATTCACGCTTGGATAGATGATTTAAATGCAGAGCTAGTTGTAAAAGCTATGGAGATTGCTTTAGAGAAAAACACGAGGAACATGTCTTACGTAAATACGATTTTACGAGATTGGCATCTTAAAGGTTTTAAAACGATAGCAGATGTGGAGATGGCTGATAAAGCATTTCGTACTCAACGATTAGCAAAGGCGCAACAACCGACGCAAGCTCCTTATCAACAAAAAGGCTTATCAGAATCTACTAAGAACGTAATACAGAAGCAACAATCATGGGAACAAAACATTCCAACGGATGAAGAGCTTGCAGCACTTAATCAACAGAATGGGTGGATGGTTCAATGAGTAACGATATGATTCGTAACGCAGAAGCTGAACAAAGTGTTTTAGGTAGCATTATCCAAGAAGGAGATTTAATTAAAGATTGCCAGCTAAAGGCAAAACAGTTTTCTTTACCAACACATCAAGTGATTTTTAAAGCGATGAGAGAGTTAGAGGATGCTGAGGTTCCAATAGATCTTGTCGCTCTCATGGGAAAATTCGATGAAAGCTTTATGAATCAAATTGGCGGAATTGAATTCTTTGTAAACTTGACAGAAGTTGTAACGACAACTAAAAACTTCTCGTATCACGAAGGTTTAGTGATTGAAGCTTGGAAGATGCGACATGCTCAAGAGGTTGCTGGTAATTTATATAATCGTCTTCAGCATGAAAGAGATATGAGTGCTATTAGTACATCGATTGACGAGTTAAGCACCATTGAAGAAACGGGTTATTCAGATGAATTTAATCTAAAGGAAACCCTAGTTGATCTGTATAAAAACATGCAAATTGATGTAGGAGATTTAACCGGTATACCAACTGGTTATGACGACTTAAACAGAATGACAGCAGGACTACAAGAAGGCGATTTAATTATTGTCGGTGCCCGTCCTTCGATGGGGAAAACAGCATTTGTATTAAACATTGCTTTCCATGCAGCGAGTGCTCATACAGCAACAGGCGTCTTTTCGCTAGAGATGGGAGAAGAACAGTTGCTTAAGCGGATGATCTCAAGTACTGGAAATATAGATGCTACGAAATTAAAGAACCCTAAAAAGCTATGTAATTTAAAGGATTGGGAAAAGATTAGTCAGGCTATGGGCTTGATAAATGATTTACCACTAGAAATATACGATAAAGCAAATGTAACGATGCAAGAGATTTACGCAAAGACTAGGAAACTAAAGCGCAAATACCCAGACAAAAAGGTGCTAGTCGCAATTGATTACTTGCAGCTTATTGTAGGTGATTCAAAGCACAAAGGAAATCGCATGCAAGAGATTGGTGAGATTAGTCGTAAGCTAAAACTGATGGCAAGAGAGCTAAACGTATGTGTAGTCGCATTATCGCAATTAAGCCGTGCTGTTGAGAGTAGGCAAGATAAGAGACCATTACTATCAGACTTACGTGAGAATGGTCAAATTGAGCAAGATGCAGACTTGATCGCATTCTTATATCGTGAAGATTATTATGACCGTGAAACAGAAAATAAAAACATAACGGAAATTATTTTAGCGAAACAGAGAAATGGTCCAGTTGGTGTTGTTGAACTAGCATTCGTTAAAGAGTTTAGTAAGTTTGTAAATTTAGAGCGGAAGTTCAATCACCAACAGGAGGCTTAATCATGTTGTTACGTCAGGAAGTAGAACGTAGAAAACTAGCAATCATTCGTAAATTACTAGGATTAGGATTATCAGAAATTCATGGTCAAACATTAGATCAACTAACGTTAACGCAGCTTGAAGGAATTTTAATAGCAAGTTTGCATGTATTGGAGGGGAAAAGCAATGCCAAAGCAGCTAACAATCTTTGATGCTGAACCAGTTGTGTCATTTGATCCTAAGAAGGCTCATGTTCATCGGTTAAATTCTAAACTACGTTTTGCTGACGTTGTTGTACAAATACCACGCCAAGCAAAGGCGATTGAAGAATTAAAACCAACGACAGCGCCAGATGATCGTTACGAATTATTTGAGGATTATACAATTGGGATTTGGCGTTATAAGCGAGTGGAGGATAAACAGTTTGATTGGGAAGAAGCTGAAGAGATATGTAAGCGAGCAAGGGATAGCAAAGAGCCGATTCCAATACGGCTACATCTATCCTTGGAACAATCATTTGTTCCGGAGAATGTTGTGCAGTATTTATAAGCAAATAAAAAAGCCGAGAATACTCCCGACTACTTTCGACAAAGTAATTATATCATGGGAGTGGTGAATGTGGCGATTAGTAAAGAAGATATTGCAGAAATGAGAGCGGAAATTTCTTTAGCTGAAAATATGGTTTATATCGTGAAAGATGGACAAGTTCGTCAAATAGAGCCGCCGATAAGTGGTCATGGTGAGCAGTCCTTGATATACAAGAATAAAAAAGTAATTCGTATTGAAAAACGAGAATCAGAGTTGATTTAGCCTAGCTTTTATTTTTTTAAACAAGTTGGAAATTGGGGTAATAATAAACCTTGAATTTTGTTCAGGATGAAGACTCAGTGAACAATTAATGAATAAAAGGAGAAATCCCTGCGGCGGCAAGGATTTCGGAGGGGAGAGGCTATTGTCGTACTATGTCGAAATTTGGCGTATTCGACGAATTAATATTATCACGAATTTTCAAGTAATTGTGGTGTTCGATGTGTCAAAAATGTGTACGAATTTTATATAAAAGCGTTATTTTATATAAAATAATCCCCTAAAATCTAGGGGATTTAGGAAAATATCAATGAAAAATTATTTTATAAGGACCGGCATTCTTCTAGTTTCAAATCTTTCGAATTCTATAGGACAATATGCAAACGTTGCTAAAGGTTCTGGAGTTTCGTTTGTAAAAAAAGTGTGGTTAATTACTTTACCAGAAGAAGAATAAAAAGTAATTTTGGTTTTTGATATAGGAGGAAGTGTTATTACTAGTGGTTTACTTGTCATACTAATCAGCTCCTAAATTATTTGGTTTTATATGAATTTAATATGTATTCAATAAATGTATATGAATTCATTTTATAAAGTTAGTACTTTGCGAATTGAGAAATTTAACAAAGTAGTTATTTAGTAATCATAAAAATAGGAGTGCCCGACCAGAGCACTCCATGACGCTAATAACAACACCTATAAGAGTATATGAGTGCTTTGACTAAATATGTTTTTATTTTTGGACTTTAAACAAAATCCTTATTTAGTAGCAAATGAAAAGAGCACTTCGTAAAAGTGCTCTTCTGACCAAGATCCATTTTGTAAAAGAGAGGAATACGTAATATCATATGAATTTATTTTTAAATGTGTGTAAAAGCGTAGAAAAACTTCATTTTGTAGAATAAGGGAAACTAAAAAAGAGCACTTGCTTACGGTGCTATTTAGGGAAAAAGTGAAATGTTGAAAAGTAGATTAGGGTTTCTTGCTTCGAAATAATATATGACCATTTCATCGTAATGTGACAATGAATCGCTAATGCTAACTACTTGTTGAAAAAAGAATCCCCTCTAGATTATTGAATGCCAGAGCTTTAAGAAATAATTAATTTAACTTTTCAATTACAATCGAAGCATTTATATTTGTTTGTGTTCCACCTGCTAAAGTCTGCAAAGTAACTGCAGCAGCGGAAGTATGATTATTAAGGGTAAGAATATCACCTGCGGCTAAAGTGAGAACTGTTTGCCCATTGTTTTGTTGAGTACCTGCACCTGATCCATAAACGGAGTTGGTAACGGGAGCCCCATTTAAAAAGAGGGCAAATTGATTAGGCTCAACTCCTGATACAGAAAAAGAAATTTTATAATCTCCAGCATTAATAACTGTCATCTGAGAAGTTCCAAGAGTATGAGTAAAGCCGGATGTGATTTTACCGTGTGAATTAAACAGAATAGGTGCTTCTAATGCAACAACTTGAGCTGCTGTATTGAAAACATAAGCATACTGGGATAAACCAGATGTTGTAAGTCCAGCAGGCCCGGTTGGTCCAGTAGATCCGGCCGATCCAGCAGGCCCTGAAGGTCCTGTTGCTCCAGTTATTCCAGTTGGCCCAGTAGGTCCTGGAGGTCCACCTGAAGGTCCTGTTGCTCCGGTTATTCCAGTTGGCCCAGTAGGTCCTGGAGGTCCACCTGAAGGTCCTGTTGCTCCGGTTATTCCGGTTGGCCCAGTAGGTCCTAGAGGTCCTGTTGCTCCAGTTATTCCAGTTGGCCCAGTAGGTCCTGGAGGTCCACCTGAAGGTCCTGTTGCTCCGGTTATTCCGGTTGGCCCAGTAGGTCCTGGAGGTCCACCTGAAGGTCCTGTTGCTCCGGTTATTCCGGTTGGCCCAGTAGGTCCTGGAGGTCCACCTGAAGGTCCTGTTGCTCCGGTTATTCCGGTTGGCCCAGTAGGTCCTGGAGGTCCACCTGAAGGTCCTGTTGCTCCGGTTATTCCGGTTGGCCCAGTAGGTCCTGGAGGTCCACCTGAAGGTCCTGTTGCTCCGGTTATTCCGGTTGGCCCAGTAGGTCCTGGAGGTCCACCTGAAGGTCCTGTTGCTCCGGTTATTCCGATTGGCCCAGTAGGTCCTGGAGGTCCTGGAGGTCCACCTGAAGGTCCTGTTGCTCCAGTTATTCCAGTAGGCCCAGTAGGTCCTGGAGGTCCACCTGAAGGTCCTGTTGCTCCGGTTATTCCGGTTGGCCCAGTAGGTCCTGGAGGTCCTGTTGCTCCAGTTATTCCGGTTGGCCCAGTAGGTCCTGGAGGTCCACCTGAAGGTCCTGTTGCTCCGGTTATTCCGGTTGGCCCAGTAAATCCTGTCGCTCCAGTTATTCCAGTAGGCCCTATTTGAGGCAAAGGAAAGGCACATGGAAAGGGTATGTGACAATTCTTTTTAAATTTACTCATTTTTACACCTCCCTTATAAATTAACTACCAATTTATATTTATACTTTAACAACTTATGAGTAAACAGACACACGGGTGTAAGGAAAAAACCTATAAAAATTACATAAAGGGCTTTAAGAGCAAGCCTCTATTTCACATTCCATACCAAAAAGAGCACCATATATAAGTGCTCTTCGGACCAAAACTCTTAATGTAAAAGAGTACGTGATACCATATGTGATTTTTTCATGAGGCGTGAAGGATTTGAACAAAAACACTATTTGATATGTAAAAGTTAGAGCACTTTGGAAAGTGCTCTGTAAAGGCTATTTATTCTAAAAAGAGAGGATAGAAGATATCATATGAGGTTATTTTTAATTGAGTGTGTATCTTTTGCACAAAAATTGCATTGTGTAGAAATGAGGAAACTAAAAAAGAGCACCATGCACAAGTGCTCTTCAAGATAGGAGGTAACTCTATGAGCTGAGTCTAGGTAAGAAGTATATGGTGTGAAAAAGAAATAAGAACATAATTTTATAATCAGACTAATAAAAAAGAGCAGCTAGCAAAAGCTAACTGCTTAGCCCCAGGGAAGGGAGAGGAGCGATTTGTTAGGTCTAAGGTTGAAATAAGGGTTTTAGATATTAAGACCTAAATATAGTATGGATTTCAATTTAAAAGTTATGCATATAAACTGTATTCGTGCAAAAAATGGTTAACAAACAAAGCAGCTAGCTAATTAAACTAACTGCAATGTTCTTAGTACTTTCTCTAAAGGATATGTGATTCGGCACAATTTCATGGGAAAACTATTATGGCTGTTAGCCTACCTACATTATTTACAATTTATAGGAATTGATTCTTGGATTTTATAATAAAGGACCAATGAAAATAAGATGGCAGACAGTTGGTAAGTGAACTGCCTGCCAAATGAATGAACAAATGTGATTTGGAAAGATTGAGCTATATCTGTAATAGCTCATGAGTAGTATAGTTAGAAACTTAAAAGTTTATTCATCGGGTAAAGTGAATTGAAACAATTCATATTGCACGACAAAGTAGCTAGCTCAATTAGCTAACTACTTGTTGTACAAAAGAAAATTAGGCCCTACAAGTAAATGATATGTAACTTTTAGTTACAGCTATAGTATAAGCAGAATTAAAAATATTATGTGGAAGTGAAAATGAGTTTAATAAAAATCTCATTTTGTAAAGTTCAAGTGCATCCAACAGGAGAATAACCTAAGGATGCATTTGAACAGTAAATTTGTTATTAGAAATTTTGGTCATGTATAAACATAACTAATGTTTAGTATGGGTTTAAATATAACAAAGTATCAAAAGAGCAGCTAGCAAAAGCTAACTGCTCCCTACAAGGAGATACAGAGAAAACTACTTTAAATGAGTTCTGGCTAACAGCCTATCTACAGTATTGACGGAATATTGAGTTTTATCCAAGGGATAGATGTATTTAATGAAAGAGTATAGCCCACCACATTGCGAATAATGCAATCCAACCAATGCTAAGTAATATGTATTTCAAAATTTTCATAATTACTCCTTTTAGATATAAATTGCTCAATGAAGATGGATTTTATAAACTTTTTACAAAATAATCTTTTTCTAATAAGAAAGTTACTGAAATATGAGAAAATGATATAATAATATCAATTACACATTTAGTCCTACTGGAAGAACCAGCGGACATCAAACTATAAAGAGCATTAGTGATATTGCTCCATAGTTTGGTGTCCGCTTTTTGGTTTTTTTAACAAAATAGATAAGGGGTGTTTATATATATGATGCAATTAACTTTCTTACCTAAAATTGACCGAAAAGCAACACAGGTTCGTTTAGAAGAGATTTTAGAAAACGTTCGTATTTACAGACAATTTGGGATGATTAGAAACGAGATGAAGGTCACAGTCTCTGGTGAGGTAAGGTATCATGGTCCAACAAACATAATAGGAAAGCCAGCTGAAGATGTTGCTTTAGCAAATGTTGCTATGAGTGAAAGAGAAGTGAAATTACAACGTTTATCTTTTCAAATTGATAAGGCATTAAGTCGTTTTAGCAAAAATCAACGAGATATCATTGTAAAACGATATTTGGAAGATGAGGAAGTCTTTGATTATATGGTTTATAACGATATTGGTATGAGTGAACGTACATATAGAAGAAATAAATCTAATGCTTTTTATAAATTAGCATTTGCTCTTAGATTAGAAGTTTATGAGACTGAAGAATCTGGAGGTAATGAATAATGAATTTTGTTCAGCCAATACGTGACCCAGAGCGAATACAACAGCTAAAAGAGTATTTTAAGGAAAAGAGCTTACGTAATTACATTCTCTTCATTATGGGCATTAATACTGGCCTCAGAATCTCCGATATTTTGAAATTAAAAGTAGGTGATGTCAAAGGTAGTCATATCTCTATGAGGGAAAAGAAAACAGGAAAACAAAAACGTATTCAAATTACTGCAGCATTAAAAAGAGAACTTAAATGGTTTATAGAAGAAAGAGAAGATCATGAGTATTTGTTGCAAAGTAGACAAGGGAAGAATCGTCCTATCGGTCGCAGTATGGCATATAAGATATTAAGTATAGCCGCAGGAGAGTTCGGATTAGATGAAATAGGAACACATACGCTAAGAAAGACGTACGGGTATCATATGTACATGCAAACGAAAAACATAGCATTACTCATGGAGATATTCAATCACTCGTCAGAGAAGGTCACGTTACGTTATATAGGTGTAAACCAAGATGCAATGGATAAAGCAATGACTAGGTTTAAAATCTAATCATTGCTTTTTTCATTTTAAATCTAGGGGTATCGCCACATCGCTATCAACCTAAAAAATCAAAATCTCCCAATAACGAAAATTCTATTCATTGTTGACTATTTATAATGATAGGTTATGTAAACTTTACATGAATAAGGTATATAATATATAAATAACGATTAACTGAGGTGAGAGTATGGAAGATACATATAAAATCCCAAAGTTAGAAACAAAGCGTCTTTTATTAAAAAAACTAGATTTTCATGATTTAGATGATTTATTTGAAGTCTATTCTGATCCTCAAACAACTACATATGTACCTCGAGAGGTACACAAAAATAAAGATGAAACTCGTATTTTTTTAGAAAATACGATGGACACAGCTAAGAAAGGTAAGTCTTTCATATGGTCTATTATCTTTAAGGGTGATCAGAAAGCTATTGGAACCTGTGGCATCTGGAAATTATCACACAGTAGCGCTTCTTTAGGAGCCGTTATTAACCCACTGTATTGGGGAAAAGGAGTTATCGTTGAAGCTTTAGAAGAACTAATAAAGTTTGGCTTTCAAGAATTAGATTTAAATCGTATTGAAGGAAGATGCGACATAAGGAATACAGCGTCTGAACGAGTTATGCAAAAGCTAAAAATGACATATGAAGGAACATTGAGACAAAGTGTAATGATCAATGGTATGTATTGCGATTCTAAGGTATATTCTCTTTTAAAACATGAATACGGTAACTTTCGATAACGATAATTATGTAAATAAGCTGTCCACATGGGCAGCTTATTTTATTTTTCCGCATAGCGTAGGTTATTTTGCAAAATGCTGGTGGTATCCCTATAAAGTTACTCATAATTTTCGTACTGTGTAACTCAAAAGAGAAAGTTTAATTAAGTCAATGATAGCAAGAGCCGTGGCGTATGGCTCAGTTACACACAATATAAGATATGGGTAAGTGATGGAAGCTTTTTACTATAAAATAATGAGCGAATGATAATGTTAATCCAATGAACCCATTGGCTACTAGGTTAATACGATGTAACGGGAGGGAGATGAAAAAATGAATAATGGTCATTATGAATACAAAAATTCTTTTCATCAATATTATCCAAACGAGTCTTATCCTTTTGTAATGGACAACAGAAATATAGATATGAGTAGAGGGGTAAGGCCACAACAATGGCAACAACCACAACAACCACAACAATGGCAACAACCACAACAACCACAACAATGGCAACAGCAACAACAACAGCAACAGCAGCAACAACCGCAACAGCAACAGCAGCAACAATATAAGTGCCAATGTGATGGAAAAGAAGCCCTTTGTGTTTCAATTCCAGTTCCAATTACAGTTGTTCTTTTGGGAACGAAACTCCAAGTTGAATTACCGTGTATTAGAATAACTTCCGAAGAAGATATTACACCAGTATTGAAAAAGTTGATAAAGTCCCTTGGCGGTTTACTTGGCGGTTCAGGTAGCACTTCGTCTTAAAAATACAACTTTACTTATTTATTCGGATAATACTAGCTTTCGTGTAAGCGAGGCAAAGTAGACTAGAATAGCAATAAGCAACTTTTGTATGATTTGAACTATAACTCTACACTGTGGCAAGGTTATGGTTCTTTTTAATTGTGGCAAAATAACGCTTCTTATTAAAAATTTCGGCCAACTTATGAGTAAAGTGACAGCGTTATTGATTTTAAAAAATAAAAAATCGCCTTATTAAAGGCGATTTATAATTTATTCATTTTGCATTCTTTTGATGATACATAAATATCTTTTAAAATTAAATGCAATGTTCTACATTAACGTGTTTCTGGATCTTTGTCTTTTTTTCTAAGACCAAATAATCCTAATAGTCCCAATAAACCAAGCCAAGTCCAATTATTATTTTTATCACGATTATCATTTAAATCATTTGTCGTATTTACATTTCGAGTTCTCACATCATTATTAACTCTATTCATGTTATAGTCATTAACTCGAGTTGTAGTATTATTATTGTTAACTCTATTCGTATTATATCCATCGTAATCAGCATGGACGCTTGTACCAAAAACCGTAATAGTTAGTAATAGGGCACCTAAAATAGATGAAAGTTTTTTCTTCATGGTTTTCCCTCCTTTCGTATTTAGTAATGTCTCCAGTTCCTTTAGGCAATATTCGGTTGAAAATATATAAAACCATTTGAATTTAAATTATGATAAATATCTTTAATTTTTATTATTAAAAGTACTTAATAATAATGGATTAAATTAATTGAAATGTATTTATTCTTTATAAGCATAAATTTTTGGTAACGGTACATTCTATGAGAGGTAATTACTATATTTGGGTAAGGTGTTCCTTATGAGTTATAAGAACTTATTTTCTTTAATCAAGAACATGATTGGGAAAATTTTTTCTATAGTAAGTATTGTTGCTAAAAATCTAATTTCTTTAAGGAGGAATATTTTTATGGGTATTTTAAGTGGAAATCCACAAAATGAACCAATGCACTACGGAGAAGTC
Proteins encoded:
- a CDS encoding DnaD domain protein; this translates as MAVYRPVHVSFWQDSFVLDLTPEEKYFYLYLMTNSKTSQSGIYELPLRIIETDTGYNRETVMKLLERFAEYGKINYNQKTKELFLINWLKFNPIKNVNIEKCVLKEIQSVKDQDFLVDFYETCLELEVQQEFKIPRIKEYLSARLEGLIRGFQDPSKEEEKEKEEEKEQQQQERAGAEEVVEVNPISFYEQNFGFITPFIADGIHAWIDDLNAELVVKAMEIALEKNTRNMSYVNTILRDWHLKGFKTIADVEMADKAFRTQRLAKAQQPTQAPYQQKGLSESTKNVIQKQQSWEQNIPTDEELAALNQQNGWMVQ
- the dnaB gene encoding replicative DNA helicase, giving the protein MSNDMIRNAEAEQSVLGSIIQEGDLIKDCQLKAKQFSLPTHQVIFKAMRELEDAEVPIDLVALMGKFDESFMNQIGGIEFFVNLTEVVTTTKNFSYHEGLVIEAWKMRHAQEVAGNLYNRLQHERDMSAISTSIDELSTIEETGYSDEFNLKETLVDLYKNMQIDVGDLTGIPTGYDDLNRMTAGLQEGDLIIVGARPSMGKTAFVLNIAFHAASAHTATGVFSLEMGEEQLLKRMISSTGNIDATKLKNPKKLCNLKDWEKISQAMGLINDLPLEIYDKANVTMQEIYAKTRKLKRKYPDKKVLVAIDYLQLIVGDSKHKGNRMQEIGEISRKLKLMARELNVCVVALSQLSRAVESRQDKRPLLSDLRENGQIEQDADLIAFLYREDYYDRETENKNITEIILAKQRNGPVGVVELAFVKEFSKFVNLERKFNHQQEA
- a CDS encoding cell division protein SepF; the encoded protein is MPKQLTIFDAEPVVSFDPKKAHVHRLNSKLRFADVVVQIPRQAKAIEELKPTTAPDDRYELFEDYTIGIWRYKRVEDKQFDWEEAEEICKRARDSKEPIPIRLHLSLEQSFVPENVVQYL
- a CDS encoding DUF3954 domain-containing protein, with product MAISKEDIAEMRAEISLAENMVYIVKDGQVRQIEPPISGHGEQSLIYKNKKVIRIEKRESELI
- a CDS encoding collagen-like protein, coding for MTGATGPLGPTGPTGITGATGPSGGPPGPTGPTGITGATGPSGGPPGPTGPTGITGATGPSGPAGSAGSTGPTGPAGLTTSGLSQYAYVFNTAAQVVALEAPILFNSHGKITSGFTHTLGTSQMTVINAGDYKISFSVSGVEPNQFALFLNGAPVTNSVYGSGAGTQQNNGQTVLTLAAGDILTLNNHTSAAAVTLQTLAGGTQTNINASIVIEKLN
- a CDS encoding ArpU family phage packaging/lysis transcriptional regulator encodes the protein MMQLTFLPKIDRKATQVRLEEILENVRIYRQFGMIRNEMKVTVSGEVRYHGPTNIIGKPAEDVALANVAMSEREVKLQRLSFQIDKALSRFSKNQRDIIVKRYLEDEEVFDYMVYNDIGMSERTYRRNKSNAFYKLAFALRLEVYETEESGGNE
- a CDS encoding tyrosine-type recombinase/integrase, with the translated sequence MNFVQPIRDPERIQQLKEYFKEKSLRNYILFIMGINTGLRISDILKLKVGDVKGSHISMREKKTGKQKRIQITAALKRELKWFIEEREDHEYLLQSRQGKNRPIGRSMAYKILSIAAGEFGLDEIGTHTLRKTYGYHMYMQTKNIALLMEIFNHSSEKVTLRYIGVNQDAMDKAMTRFKI
- a CDS encoding GNAT family protein, whose amino-acid sequence is MEDTYKIPKLETKRLLLKKLDFHDLDDLFEVYSDPQTTTYVPREVHKNKDETRIFLENTMDTAKKGKSFIWSIIFKGDQKAIGTCGIWKLSHSSASLGAVINPLYWGKGVIVEALEELIKFGFQELDLNRIEGRCDIRNTASERVMQKLKMTYEGTLRQSVMINGMYCDSKVYSLLKHEYGNFR
- a CDS encoding WGxxGxxG family protein; the encoded protein is MKKKLSSILGALLLTITVFGTSVHADYDGYNTNRVNNNNTTTRVNDYNMNRVNNDVRTRNVNTTNDLNDNRDKNNNWTWLGLLGLLGLFGLRKKDKDPETR